The Rhineura floridana isolate rRhiFlo1 chromosome 8, rRhiFlo1.hap2, whole genome shotgun sequence genome includes a region encoding these proteins:
- the LOC133390077 gene encoding kelch repeat and BTB domain-containing protein 11-like isoform X2 gives MQEAVERRLELEHVPSGPFHAILEWVFSRRFTLAEEELLPAVQAASYLVLPRFLDRCWMALSPLLTPQNCLSYLQFAEAIGCPELREVVCGYLSAHLLELAMSVTGHLAPQLKEELAQLRLRGRPKLCVLRKENVTVRPEAQLASLRVLYCRPLPPEEGDWHCATCLPFQAEKWSFSTAQLLNYLFIVGGYRERRGARAFVFRMAAFCYNPLTDTWRPTATPSKRRRHFSTAVVGHHIYAVGGWFLDSLLAPDSSTCLYAAVERYDPWTDSWAFVSSLPMGDFSFAISLSHDLPLCTAHAGSIYALGSVQHTGEKLLLRYNVATDTWQELLPTLTCADANLPGLYFLGGTEALYVVGSNTQDNVVTSFGLTTRKWGPARALPKCSLAGQGLALDGTLYMASPDLGAILEVELEVPDCRPLPPPPFPLFYEAVFLLHFPRTGPVEEGTDQEAAGGP, from the exons ATGCAGGAAGCAGTGGAGAGGCGCCTGGAGCTGGAGCACGTTCCCTCAGGGCCCTTCCATGCCATCCTGGAGTGGGTTTTCTCAAGGCGCTTCACCCTGGCAGAAGAAGAGCTCTTGCCCGCGGTACAGGCTGCCAGCTATCTGGTGCTGCCCAGGTTCCTGGATCGGTGCTGGATGGCGCTGAGCCCTTTGCTCACCCCCCAGAACTGCTTGTCTTATCTACAGTTTGCTGAGGCCATTGGCTGTCCTGAGCTGCGGGAAGTGGTGTGTGGGTACCTGAGTGCCCACctgttggagctggcaatgtccgtCACTGGCCACTTGGCCCCTCAGCTGAAGGAGGAGCTGGCCCAGCTGCGCCTGAGAGGCCGGCCCAAGCTCTGTGTGCTGCGCAAGGAGAATGTCACTGTGCGGCCTGAGGCTCAGCTGGCGTCTCTGCGGGTCCTGTACTGCCGCCCTCtgcccccagaggaaggagactggCACTGTGCCACGTGCTTGCCTTTCCAGGCAGAGAAGTGGAGCTTCAGCACGGCCCAGCTGCTCAACTACCTCTTCATCGTGGGGGGCTACCGAGAGAGGCGGGGGGCTCGCGCCTTCGTCTTCCGCATGGCGGCCTTCTGCTACAATCCGCTGACGGACACCTGGAGACCCACCGCCACCCCCAGCAAG CGCCGGCGTCACTTCAGCACTGCTGTGGTTGGGCATCACATCTACGCTGTTGGTGGCTGGTTCCTGGATTCCCTTTTGGCGCCGGACAGCAGCACCTGCTTGTATGCGGCAGTCGAGCGCTACGACCCCTGGACAGACAGCTGGGCCTTTGTCTCCTCACTGCCCATGGGGGACTTCTCGTTTGCCATCTCACTGTCCCATGACCTGCCGCTCTGTACGGCCCATGCTGGCTCCATCTATGCCCTCGGCAGTGTGCAGCACACTGGCGAGAAACTTCTCCTGCGCTACAACGTGGCCACTG ACACGTGGCAGGAGCTCCTGCCAACTCTCACGTGTGCAGATGCCAACCTGCCTGGACTCTACTTCCTGGGTGGCACAGAGGCCCTCTACGTGGTGGGGAGCAACACCCAAGACAACGTGGTCACCTCCTTTGGCCTGACTACCCGGAAGTGGGGCCCTGCCCGGGCCCTGCCCAAGTGCAGTTTGGCTGGGCAGGGCCTGGCTTTGGACGGGACCCTCTACATGGCGTCCCCTGACTTGGGTGCCATCTTGGAAGTGGAGCTGGAAGTTCCCGACTGCCGCCCGCTGCCTCCACCGCCTTTTCCCCTCTTCTACGAGGCTGTCTTTCTACTCCACTTCCCCCGGACTGGCCCTGTGGAAGAAGGAACAGATCAGGAGGCGGCCGGGGGCCCATGA